One Vallitalea pronyensis genomic region harbors:
- a CDS encoding pyridoxamine 5'-phosphate oxidase family protein, whose amino-acid sequence MFRKMRRAKRELPKEACMEILKKGEYGVLSTVGDEGYPYGVPMNYVYHQSCIYLHCAYEGHKIDNISDHANVSFCVVTAYDTIEEKISTEYESVILFGQAKTVHEEEEKKDALMALMQRFFPAVKDTGIDEAWQKTNVLKIDIEHITGKFNN is encoded by the coding sequence ATGTTTAGAAAGATGAGAAGAGCCAAAAGAGAATTACCCAAGGAAGCATGTATGGAGATTCTTAAAAAAGGTGAGTATGGTGTTCTATCCACCGTAGGTGATGAAGGTTATCCTTATGGTGTTCCTATGAATTATGTCTATCATCAATCCTGTATTTATTTACATTGTGCTTATGAAGGGCATAAGATTGATAACATCTCGGATCATGCCAACGTGTCTTTTTGTGTTGTTACAGCTTATGATACCATAGAAGAAAAAATATCCACAGAGTATGAAAGTGTTATCTTGTTTGGTCAAGCTAAAACGGTTCATGAGGAAGAAGAAAAGAAAGATGCCCTTATGGCACTCATGCAACGGTTCTTTCCAGCTGTTAAGGATACAGGCATTGATGAAGCATGGCAAAAAACAAATGTGTTGAAAATAGACATTGAACATATAACAGGTAAATTTAATAACTAG